In Triticum aestivum cultivar Chinese Spring chromosome 5B, IWGSC CS RefSeq v2.1, whole genome shotgun sequence, the following proteins share a genomic window:
- the LOC123114978 gene encoding LOW QUALITY PROTEIN: protein ACCELERATED CELL DEATH 6-like (The sequence of the model RefSeq protein was modified relative to this genomic sequence to represent the inferred CDS: inserted 1 base in 1 codon; substituted 1 base at 1 genomic stop codon), whose translation MDAKPMVATDRGDVKKLKDLLNQEDAMAMVVVTATSKKPPGEDQPPAGNIINPLLLASARGGSWEALNLLLEREDAKKPQMMVPTRKFLQLIARSSSAQGRIPVSAAGDVEEGVDDQPVSSVAAGALLKGLTPQGDTALHVVTNGGGRNFLKYAGIICNRDKRILFSRNHNGDTPLHRAARVGQPRMVSYLIHLAAREGADTKLRFLRMENNRHETALHQAVRFEYGRGLRYEEKEAFIGAADPAREEKNKRDEIGGVLNEDGKSLGDAEGTPEERNIVKLLMGADAELANYPADGVSPLYLAILLGKSTIALILYHMSRGNLSHSGADGQNALHVAVLRDRGTIFFTVMVEFLVHWNRSLTAQVDKDGSTPLHFASSVYFRTGSDLRFMFLRTLPWCRFVWIPWGKKIHDLVFNANPAALYQADKDGYFPIHVAASVGLKDVVQFFFNDYPDSAGLCDAKGRTFLHVAVDKEEFDIVSYVCRTPSLAWILNMQDNDGNTALHLAIEARNFKIFCALFGSRRVCLNRINNQGETLRDLAKSKVPHGISYIENPECKIHEVLXACXNEHGALREDKLHERYMRPVNPGDEDKESHMLGNSAQIGAVLIATVAFTATFALPGGYKADDHINGGTPTRAGSYAFDAFMMANTLAFICSIVATIGFVSAGIPMVNLKTRRVNSAVAVLLMSSSLTSMSTAFALAVYIVLAPVARSTAVAVCAITPAVLLSVNRDCIFQCVILARPLWTRIGLFPGTKVLLKMHMQIVVMALWPIIVTFGWAALARIHRHS comes from the exons ATGGACGCCAAGCCGATGGTGGCCACTGACCGTGGCGATGTCAAGAAGTTGAAGGATCTGCTGAACCAGGAGGATGCCATGGCGATGGTTGTGGTGACGGCGACGAGCAAGAAGCCTCCCGGGGAGGACCAACCCCCTGCCGGTAACATTATCAACCCCCTACTTCTGGCATCTGCGCGTGGGGGCTCCTGGGAAGCGCTGAATCTCCTTCTGGAGAGGGAAGACGCAAAAAAGCCACAAATGATGGTTCCTACTCGCAAGTTTCTTCAGTTGATAGCGAGAAGCAGCAGCGCCCAGGGAAGAATCCCGGTGTCAGCTGCTGGTGATGTAGAAGAGGGCGTCGACGACCAGCCTGTATCTTCGGTTGCAGCTGGAGCACTCCTCAAGGGCCTCACCCCTCAAGGGGATACTGCACTGCATGTGGTCACCAATGGAGGGGGCCGAAATTTCTTGAAGTATGCGGGCATCATCTGTAACAGGGACAAGAGAATCCTGTTTTCCAGGAATCACAATGGCGACACACCGTTACATCGTGCTGCCAGAGTTGGGCAACCCAGAATGGTTTCTTATCTCATTCATCTAGCTGCTCGTGAAGGTGCCGACACgaagctccggtttttgagaaTGGAAAATAACCGTCACGAGACGGCCCTCCACCAGGCTGTACGATTTGAATACGGTAGAGGTCTGCGTTATGAGGAGAAGGAAGCATTTATTGGTGCTGCTGACCCCGCCAGAGAAGAAAAGAATAAGCGTGACGAGATAGGGGGTGTCCTAAATGAAGACGGTAAAAGTCTGGGTGATGCGGAGGGCACACCAGAAGAAAGGAATATTGTGAAGCTGCTAATGGGTGCTGATGCCGAATTGGCTAATTATCCTGCAGATGGTGTTTCACCCTTGTATCTAGCCATCTTGCTGGGGAAGAGTACCATTGCACTGATTCTATATCATATGAGTCGTGGCAATCTCTCCCATTCCGGAGCAGATGGACAAAATGCCTTGCATGTTGCGGTTCTTCGGGACCGAGGTAC CATATTTTTCACAGTGATGGTAGAGTTCCTAGTGCATTGGAACAGAAGCCTTACTGCACAAGTGGACAAAGATGGGAGCACGCCGCTTCACTTTGCATCATCGGTGTACTTCCGGACTGGCTCGGATCTGCGTTTTATGTTCCTCCGCACTCTCCCTTGGTGTCGTTTTGTATGGATTCCCTGGGGAAAAAAGATACACGATCTAGTATTCAATGCGAACCCCGCCGCATTGTACCAAGCTGACAAGGACGGATATTTTCCCATACATGTGGCTGCCTCTGTAGGTCTCAAAGATGTCGTGCAATTCTTCTTTAATGATTACCCAGATAGTGCCGGATTGTGTGACGCTAAAGGAAGGACGTTCCTTCATGTTGCCGTCGACAAGGAAGAATTTGACATTGTCTCGTATGTATGTCGAACTCCATCTTTAGCTTGGATTCTGAATATGCAAGACAATGATGGGAACACGGCATTGCACTTAGCTATCGAGGCTCGGAATTTCAAGATTTTTTGTGCTCTATTTGGGTCTCGACGGGTATGTCTGAATCGGATAAATAACCAAGGGGAAACTCTCCGTGATCTAGCCAAAAGTAAGGTTCCACACGGAATAAGTTATATAGAG AACCCTGAGTGCAAAATACACGAGGTAT TGGCGTGCTGAAACGAGCACGGTGCCCTTCGAGAGGATAAGCTTCATGAAAGATACATGAGGCCTGTAAACCCAGGAGACGAGGACAAAGAATCACACATGCTGGGAAATTCAGCACAAATTGGTGCAGTCCTAATCGCAACTGTGGCGTTCACTGCAACTTTTGCCCTGCCTGGAGGTTACAAAGCAGATGACCATATAAATGGAGGTACGCCAACACGTGCTGGGAGTTATGCTTTTGACGCGTTCATGATGGCCAACACGTTAGCTTTCATCTGCTCCATAGTAGCTACCATTGGCTTTGTGTCTGCTGGAATTCCCATGGTTAACCTGAAAACTCGCCGAGTCAACTCTGCAGTGGCTGTGCTTTTAATGTCGAGCTCACTCACATCCATGTCTACTGCTTTTGCGCTTGCTGTGTATATCGTGCTAGCTCCAGTCGCCCGTAGTACGGCTGTTGCGGTATGTGCTATTACTCCTGCCGTGTTGCTAAGTGTAAATAGGGATTGTATTTTCCAATGTGTTATTCTAGCACGACCATTATGGACTAGGATAGGGCTATTCCCAGGAACCAAAGTGTTACTAAAGATGCACATGCAGATAGTGGTCATGGCACTTTGGCCCATCATAGTTACCTTTGGTTGGGCTGCATTGGCAAGGATCCACCGCCACAGCTAA